DNA sequence from the Acinonyx jubatus isolate Ajub_Pintada_27869175 chromosome A3, VMU_Ajub_asm_v1.0, whole genome shotgun sequence genome:
tcatgatctcacggtttgtgcgttcgagccccacatcaggctctgtgctgacagctgggagcctgaagcctgctgcagattctgtgtctccctctctctcttcccctcccccactcacactctgactctctctctctaaaaaataaacattaaaaaaaaatttttaaacacgcCATTAGACCCTCTCTTCCAGCTCCTTGGTGAGAGCTGTGTCATATGTCCACACCTAGACTAATGACTGGCAAAGAGACAAGGAGTTAAAATGGCTGGTTTAGATTACTTATAATTTATCCCCTGAGGTGGGACCTACCTTCCCTGGTCACATCACAATTTAATGATAATTGGGAGGGTCTCTCTCAGTAAGAAGCAGGGGTATATGCTGGGTAGGCAACCAAGTTTCGGCAGCACTCTCCTCCACCCACTGCCTGCTTCTGTGCCATTTCCAGGTAAGTACTCCGACCATACTTAGCTTCTTGCAGTTCCCAAAAACATTTCACAGCTGCCAGATTCTGTTTACACTGCTCTGTATGCCTAGAATATTCTTCCCCCCACTTTTCCTCCTTGTTCCCCATGGCTGCTCCCTTTTGCAGAAAATCTTCCCAGTATCTTGGCCTCTCAGTTCCATGATTTCTTCTCCTCCAATAATCTaactcaccaccccccacctctgccacctATTTCATGGCCATACCCAAGACTCGTCATTAGCTGCATCTTCTCCACAGTCTCCATTTCCTGTAGCTTCTAAAGGGCATGTTAACGTGTCTAGTCTACAAAGCAATCACCAGAGTCTGACCTAAATTCATCTATACTAGCTCAGGGAACAAATTCTCTAACCCCACTGTCTGGTTCTACGAACCAAAGGACAAAAATACAACCCTTATTCCAGCATTCACAAACGCTGGAGTTCTTCCTGTTTCCATCCCTAGCTTCCTATCTATACTTTTGGAGACCAGTATTCCAGAAATATAAGGTACCATTGTTATGTCCCTCTTTCCTATCCTGATAATGTCTGTGAACTATTGTCTCTGAATTGTTacaaaaaatgagagagaagggtAATTTACTACTTTGGCTACCTCTATGGTAAAAAGATAACTGTCTAAATTTCTTGCATGGCACAGTCAGGAGTCAGGAGAAGCCAATGGAAGAAGGACCAAAGCAGTTTCTCACCTTTTTTTCCACAGACTGTGCTTCATAAAATAAAGGTTGAACATAAGGCAGTTTTTCCTCAATTCAGCCTTATGTCAATGGAAATTCTGTGTATATTCTAGAACTGGGTTATCAGTTTTCAgcattatgtttgtttgttttggtcttttaGTGAGAAGTCATGTCCTATGTACATTGGGAACTACTAgccaaataccatttttttttaattcagtaaagATAGTTTCAAGCATTACACAAAAAGCTAACccattttagagtatttttaaaagcattctccTTATTTACTTctgtataaaaaaaagtaaatgaattaaatgggGGAAAATGAACTACTTCACAAATTATGCAAAGAAGGAGCCATGAGAAAtgaagaacaaacattaaaatatcccTGGATAAAATCCACGTGTACAGAAGATGATTCAGGATGTTATAAATAACTCATATGAGGTAAAGCAAACATGCAATATTTATACATCAGTCTCTGAAAAAAGGGCATATTTTATTAATCCTCAAGTTCCTTAGCAGAGTAATAATAAAAGCTTGGTATATATTATCAAGAAGTCCAACTGCTGGGCCCAAAGAAAACTCTAATTATTTCAAGGtgagtttgcttctttttcatcAGATTCATCATCCAtaacctaaaacaaaaaacaaaaacaaacaaacaaaacaaagagaatttaagaattaagaaaaggATTAGAAATTgctattttcctgatttttactCTTACTTGCTTACCTGAAATACTCTATAATAACACATGTCAATCCATTAACAACAAATCTATCAATAGTCCCCAAAGCAAAAGGTTTGCCTTATAACCTGGAATCATAACAACACAAAAGCAAAtttaatattaacaaattaattaaGTAGTGGTCTCTTTTGCTTGTCCCCCCAAAAATCTTTCAGTAGCAGAGTCTGAGCTGGATACTGACTATAGTGATTAACTAAATGGGATTTCCTAGCCACAAGACTAATGTAATGGACTGTATGTTTGTGTGTTCGTTTGTTCTTCCCAACAGTATTctatttacttaaatatattctGGGCAGCCACACCAAactgttattataaaaatatatattagaaaatgaatctctaaaaaagtaaagaaataaaagattatacTAGCAACTAATTACTTTGGTCTTACTcagataaaaattcattttaaaccttagaaaaatatgaagacatTTATTTCTATGAAGTTAAAATATCAGAAGAATACTAACAAacacctaatttaaaaaatgaaaagattaacatcttttcatgggttaACATATTACTCAGAAAATAAAGACCAACtcctttgaagaagaaaagagttaTATAAACCTAAGGaacatttttttgtcttcaaCACACCTACTATAATTAAACACCAATTCAAGTTTATAATCTAACTACCAATTCATTACCCCATCTTGGACAAGTGAGCAATAAATGTTCCTTTGTCAATCCACCAAAGTGTCAAATAATCCAATTCTTTAAAAAGGCACgtaaggcacagagaagataatggaacaaaaataagtttttctttcttttttttcttttaatgtttatttttgagagagggagagcgagcgcatgcacacaggaggggcagagagaagggggtagacaggatctgaagtgggctctgcgctgacagcagagagcccgatgtggggctcaaactcacgaactgtgagatcatgatgagctgaagttggacacttaaccaactgggccagccaggtgccccagttttttgtttctttaaatctaGAAGAATCTGGTTCTGATCCGACACTATCATGGAAATATAATTCtcttatagtttttcttttgggTTGAGTAAAAATTACATCCAAGGAACTGATATTTTATAATCAATCTCAGCAATACTCAATTCAGAGAAATTTGTCAATCACTTCCTATTTTAGGCAGAACATTCctaaatgtggaaaaatatttccaaatacttATTTAATACAAACAATGTATACAACGTGCATAACACCCAGGGCTAAGTGTTGCAGAGGAATACAAAGACCTGGATACGATTACAAGTCTCTCAAGGAACTTACCCATAAACATAACTCTGAAACAGACACACTGAAAGAGGCTTTGGACCAAAGCAGAGCTTAATTCCAAGCAGAGGACTGATAAGGCCTTCAAAGAGGAAATGGCAGGCATTGAATCTCAACTGTCATATAATATTGGCATACCTGTTCTACACCCTCTACTTCTGGAATATAAAACTGCAGCATGTTCTGAATTCCATTTTTCAGAGTAATCATTGAACTGGGGCAGCTGGTACAAGAACCTTGGAGTTTGAGCTGTACAATGCCATCTTCAAAGCCTTTAT
Encoded proteins:
- the NFU1 gene encoding NFU1 iron-sulfur cluster scaffold homolog, mitochondrial isoform X7, yielding MDFFASGLPLVTEETSSGEAGSEEDDEVVAMIKELLDTRIRPTVQEDGGDVIYKGFEDGIVQLKLQGSCTSCPSSMITLKNGIQNMLQFYIPEVEGVEQVMDDESDEKEANSP